In Bufo gargarizans isolate SCDJY-AF-19 chromosome 6, ASM1485885v1, whole genome shotgun sequence, a single genomic region encodes these proteins:
- the CASP7 gene encoding caspase-7 isoform X1: MAEQQVPDPPQKEEEVMNEETEDDVDAKPDRSQRLSFFSRKKKNDPDKSEKMPRLNQRLVSPEHQYTMNYGRVGKCVIINNKNFHETTGMCIRNGTDKDAGDLLFCFKKLGFDVTVYNDRNCEEMERLLQNVAQQNHSDSACFACILLSHGEEGQIYGTDGAMAIKTLTTLFRGDKCKSLVGKPKLFFIQACRGSEFDEGIQTDSGPANDSMETDASPRYKIPVEADFLFAYSTVPGYYSWRNPGRGSWFVQALCSVLNEHGKQLEIMQILTRVNHMVATSFESWSDDPRYSEKKQIPCVVSMLTKELYF; encoded by the exons ATGGCGGAGCAGCAGGTCCCCGATCCCCCgcagaaggaggaagaggtcatGAATGAGGAGACGGAGGACGACGTGGACGCCAAACCCGACCGGAGTCAAAGATTATCGTTCTTCTCCAG aaaaaagaaaaatgacccCGATAAATCGGAGAAGATGCCGCGACTGAACCAGCGCCTGGTCAGCCCCGAGCACCAGTACACCATGAACTACGGGAGGGTCGGCAAGTGTGTCATCATCAACAACAAGAACTTCCACGAGACAACAG GGATGTGTATACGTAACGGCACAGATAAAGACGCCGGTGATCTCCTTTTTTGCTTCAAGAAACTGGGATTTGATGTAACTGTTTATAACGACAGAAACTGCGAAGAAATGGAGAGACTGCTGCAGAACG TGGCGCAGCAGAATCACAGCGACAGCGCTTGCTTTGCCTGCATCCTGCTGAGCCATGGAGAAGAAGGACAAATCTACGGCACTGACGGGGCGATGGCGATAAAAACTCTGACCACCCTGTTTCGGGGAGATAAGTGTAAAAGTCTCGTCGGGAAGCCGAAACTCTTCTTTATCCAG GCCTGCCGGGGCTCAGAGTTCGATGAGGGGATTCAGACCGACTCGGGACCCGCCAACGACTCCATGGAGACAGATGCCAGTCCCAGATACAAGATCCCGGTGGAGGCCGACTTTCTCTTTGCCTATTCAACGGTACCAG GTTACTATTCCTGGAGAAATCCGGGCCGGGGCTCCTGGTTCGTTCAGGCGCTCTGCAGCGTTCTCAATGAGCACGGGAAGCAGCTGGAGATCATGCAGATCCTCACcagagtcaaccacatggtgGCGACCAGCTTCGAGTCCTGGTCCGACGACCCGCGCTACAGCGAGAAGAAGCAGATACCGTGCGTGGTGTCCATGCTCACCAAGGAACTGTACTTCTAG
- the CASP7 gene encoding caspase-7 isoform X2, whose translation MPRLNQRLVSPEHQYTMNYGRVGKCVIINNKNFHETTGMCIRNGTDKDAGDLLFCFKKLGFDVTVYNDRNCEEMERLLQNVAQQNHSDSACFACILLSHGEEGQIYGTDGAMAIKTLTTLFRGDKCKSLVGKPKLFFIQACRGSEFDEGIQTDSGPANDSMETDASPRYKIPVEADFLFAYSTVPGYYSWRNPGRGSWFVQALCSVLNEHGKQLEIMQILTRVNHMVATSFESWSDDPRYSEKKQIPCVVSMLTKELYF comes from the exons ATGCCGCGACTGAACCAGCGCCTGGTCAGCCCCGAGCACCAGTACACCATGAACTACGGGAGGGTCGGCAAGTGTGTCATCATCAACAACAAGAACTTCCACGAGACAACAG GGATGTGTATACGTAACGGCACAGATAAAGACGCCGGTGATCTCCTTTTTTGCTTCAAGAAACTGGGATTTGATGTAACTGTTTATAACGACAGAAACTGCGAAGAAATGGAGAGACTGCTGCAGAACG TGGCGCAGCAGAATCACAGCGACAGCGCTTGCTTTGCCTGCATCCTGCTGAGCCATGGAGAAGAAGGACAAATCTACGGCACTGACGGGGCGATGGCGATAAAAACTCTGACCACCCTGTTTCGGGGAGATAAGTGTAAAAGTCTCGTCGGGAAGCCGAAACTCTTCTTTATCCAG GCCTGCCGGGGCTCAGAGTTCGATGAGGGGATTCAGACCGACTCGGGACCCGCCAACGACTCCATGGAGACAGATGCCAGTCCCAGATACAAGATCCCGGTGGAGGCCGACTTTCTCTTTGCCTATTCAACGGTACCAG GTTACTATTCCTGGAGAAATCCGGGCCGGGGCTCCTGGTTCGTTCAGGCGCTCTGCAGCGTTCTCAATGAGCACGGGAAGCAGCTGGAGATCATGCAGATCCTCACcagagtcaaccacatggtgGCGACCAGCTTCGAGTCCTGGTCCGACGACCCGCGCTACAGCGAGAAGAAGCAGATACCGTGCGTGGTGTCCATGCTCACCAAGGAACTGTACTTCTAG